Proteins encoded by one window of Mycoplasma capricolum subsp. capricolum ATCC 27343:
- the rplJ gene encoding 50S ribosomal protein L10 produces the protein MSNSRPAHARKAEIVAEIVSKIKSAQGVAIAEYKHLTVAKMTELRVQALKQNIDIKVYKDSLVRRAVEELGLVDLIPFLTQQNVFIFSNEDSISAAKLVANFAKKNEALKLKAGIYEGKVVDTAGINEVASLPSKEELYSMFASSLLYPLRKVMAAINAVAETRN, from the coding sequence ATGTCAAATTCAAGACCTGCTCATGCACGTAAAGCTGAAATAGTTGCTGAAATTGTTTCAAAGATTAAGAGTGCTCAAGGTGTTGCAATTGCTGAATACAAGCATTTAACAGTTGCTAAAATGACTGAATTAAGAGTTCAAGCCTTAAAACAAAATATTGATATTAAGGTTTATAAAGATTCACTTGTAAGAAGAGCTGTTGAAGAATTAGGTTTAGTTGATTTAATTCCATTTTTAACTCAACAAAATGTATTTATTTTCTCAAACGAAGATTCAATTTCTGCAGCTAAATTAGTTGCAAATTTTGCTAAGAAAAACGAAGCTCTTAAATTAAAAGCTGGTATTTATGAAGGTAAAGTTGTTGATACTGCTGGAATCAATGAAGTTGCTTCACTACCATCAAAAGAAGAACTATACTCAATGTTTGCTTCAAGCTTACTATACCCATTGAGAAAAGTTATGGCTGCTATTAACGCAGTTGCTGAAACTAGAAATTAA
- the rplL gene encoding 50S ribosomal protein L7/L12, which produces MPITKDEIIKALEEMKLNELNELVKAIEDHFGVVASVGVAAAAPAEATNAAPTEVSVVMTSVGQQKVAVIKVVKELTGVGLMDAKKMVDGAMPVTIKEHVKPEEAEEMKAKLVEAGASIDLK; this is translated from the coding sequence ATGCCAATTACAAAAGACGAAATTATTAAAGCATTAGAAGAAATGAAATTAAACGAATTAAACGAATTAGTTAAAGCTATTGAAGATCATTTTGGTGTTGTTGCATCAGTTGGTGTAGCTGCTGCTGCTCCTGCTGAAGCTACAAATGCTGCTCCAACTGAAGTTTCAGTTGTTATGACTTCTGTAGGACAACAAAAAGTTGCAGTTATTAAAGTAGTTAAAGAATTAACTGGTGTTGGTTTAATGGATGCTAAAAAAATGGTTGATGGAGCAATGCCTGTAACTATTAAAGAACACGTAAAACCAGAAGAAGCTGAAGAAATGAAAGCTAAATTAGTTGAAGCTGGAGCTTCAATTGATTTAAAATAG
- a CDS encoding DNA-directed RNA polymerase subunit beta has product MAYKIRKINRNVERRDYTKVSMNLSLPNLIGIQTETFEWFKTKGIQEVLDEFFPILSFDGSSVLTLENWGFKEPRLSVRQAREESKIYDAPIYANLKLSVNKTEEIQKEFDGVDQEDTLKVLTHWLEEKTGNGNITFKQQSQNSYFFEITIKKSEKPDLIQIDIIEDKKTSLICNVSIYKSGEVFLGDFPLMTEAGTFIINGSQKVIVSQLVRSPGAYFNKELNRKTGEMIYFADIIPSRGTWLEYETDSKKIGSDAINPLYVKIDKSRKTTATSLLLAFGISKDDILNIFDNDEVLVETLQQDSIIGDFKIDWSNQVQEIYKKIRQGETATSEGASKFINSILFDKRKYDLTKAGRFKLKQKLSIKNRILNKVIAEDILDANNNVLIAKDTEVTKNNIQEISKILDQDVMSIDLKYLSDIPGNRKVQKIRVYKDSELKTDTTCLIGLTNSSNEEFITVADILSTVSYLLNLKYNIGEIDDIDNLGNRRVRTVGELLQNQFRMGLNRIDKNVKEKLATSDLYKVKTSTIINAKPLTAIIGEFFNLSQLSQFMDQINPLSELTNKRRLTALGPGGLSRDRAGLEVRDVHPSHYGRICPIETPEGPNIGLINNLSTYARVNEYGFITTPYRKVINGIIQNDQVEYLTADQEKNFIIAQSNVNQDENGKILDEIIVSRFNGDDYMAKVEEIHYIDVSPKQIVSVATSGIPFLENDDANRALMGANMQRQAVPLIKPESPIVATGIEFEAARDSGEAIVAKEDAIVKYVDSKTIITDGESGIRTYILSDYERSNNGTSLTQSPIVKVGDVVKKGEIIADGPSMDQGELAIGQNVVVAFSTYNGYNFEDAIVMSERIVIDDRFTSIHIDEYTLEVRNTKQGQEEVTREIPNMSEQAKRHLDAEGIVAIGTEVKVGDVLVGKVTPKGQVQLSPEDKLLHAIFGEKSRNVKDNSLRVPNGGEGIVQSIKRFKAKSALNPDGIELPADIIEVIKVYVVQKRKIQEGDKMSGRHGNKGIISRILPIEDMPHLEDGTPVDIILNPQGVPSRMNIGQILEIHLGMAAKKLNQKVITPVFEGLNEKELEEIMAEAGMTNYGKVTLIDGQTGEPFDKPIAVGVMYMLKLSHMVDDKIHARNVGPYSLITQQPLGGKAQNGGQRFGEMEVWALEAYGAAHTLREILTIKSDDIKGRSKTYEAIVRSKRIPEPGIPESFNVLSKEIMGLGFNMYMIDETGEKSAINAYDKKDFEIDNYDDEILIKTDNLYIDDQDVDAEFEDLTYVDENDILNSFELDNEEE; this is encoded by the coding sequence ATGGCTTATAAAATTCGAAAAATCAATCGTAATGTAGAACGTCGTGATTATACTAAAGTATCAATGAATCTTTCTTTGCCAAATTTAATTGGTATTCAAACTGAGACTTTTGAATGATTTAAAACTAAAGGAATTCAAGAAGTTTTAGATGAATTTTTTCCAATTTTATCATTTGATGGATCTAGTGTTTTAACTTTAGAAAATTGAGGTTTTAAAGAACCTAGATTATCTGTTAGACAAGCAAGAGAAGAATCAAAAATTTATGATGCTCCAATTTATGCAAATTTAAAATTATCAGTTAATAAAACTGAAGAAATCCAAAAAGAATTTGATGGTGTTGATCAAGAAGATACTTTAAAAGTTTTAACTCATTGATTAGAAGAAAAAACTGGTAATGGTAATATAACATTTAAACAGCAATCACAAAATTCTTATTTTTTTGAAATAACTATTAAAAAATCTGAAAAACCAGATTTAATTCAAATTGATATTATTGAAGATAAAAAAACTTCATTGATTTGTAATGTATCTATTTATAAATCAGGTGAAGTGTTTTTAGGTGATTTTCCATTAATGACAGAAGCTGGAACTTTTATTATTAATGGTTCTCAAAAAGTCATTGTATCTCAATTAGTAAGATCTCCAGGAGCTTATTTTAATAAAGAATTAAATCGTAAAACTGGAGAAATGATTTATTTTGCAGACATTATTCCAAGCAGAGGAACTTGATTAGAATATGAAACTGATTCTAAAAAAATCGGAAGCGATGCAATCAATCCTTTATACGTAAAAATTGATAAATCAAGAAAAACTACAGCTACTTCTTTATTATTAGCTTTTGGTATTAGTAAAGATGATATTTTAAATATTTTTGATAATGATGAAGTACTAGTTGAAACTCTACAACAAGATTCAATTATTGGAGATTTTAAAATAGATTGATCAAATCAAGTTCAAGAAATTTATAAAAAAATTAGACAAGGTGAAACTGCAACTAGTGAAGGTGCTTCTAAATTTATTAATAGTATTTTATTTGATAAAAGAAAATATGATTTAACTAAAGCTGGAAGATTTAAATTAAAGCAAAAACTTTCTATTAAAAATAGAATTTTAAATAAAGTTATAGCTGAAGATATTCTTGATGCTAATAATAATGTGTTAATAGCTAAAGATACTGAAGTTACTAAAAATAATATTCAAGAAATTTCTAAAATTTTAGATCAAGATGTAATGAGTATTGATTTAAAATATCTATCTGATATTCCAGGAAATAGAAAAGTTCAAAAAATTAGAGTTTATAAAGATAGTGAACTAAAAACCGATACTACTTGTTTAATTGGTTTAACTAATTCATCTAATGAAGAATTCATAACAGTGGCTGATATTTTATCAACTGTTTCTTATTTATTAAACTTAAAATATAACATTGGTGAAATTGATGATATTGATAACTTAGGAAACAGAAGAGTTAGAACTGTTGGTGAATTATTACAAAATCAATTTAGAATGGGATTAAACCGTATTGATAAAAATGTTAAAGAAAAATTAGCTACAAGTGATTTGTATAAAGTTAAAACTTCAACAATTATTAATGCAAAACCTTTAACTGCAATTATTGGTGAGTTTTTCAATTTATCACAATTATCTCAATTTATGGATCAAATTAACCCATTATCAGAATTAACTAATAAACGTAGATTAACAGCTTTAGGACCTGGTGGTTTATCAAGAGATAGAGCAGGATTAGAAGTGCGTGACGTTCACCCATCTCATTATGGAAGAATTTGTCCTATTGAAACACCAGAAGGACCAAACATTGGATTAATTAATAACTTGTCAACTTATGCAAGAGTTAATGAATATGGATTTATTACAACTCCATATAGAAAAGTTATTAATGGAATTATTCAAAACGATCAAGTTGAATATTTAACAGCCGATCAAGAAAAAAACTTTATTATCGCTCAATCTAATGTTAATCAAGATGAAAATGGAAAAATTTTAGATGAAATTATAGTTTCACGTTTTAATGGTGATGACTATATGGCTAAAGTTGAAGAAATTCATTATATTGATGTTTCTCCAAAACAAATTGTTTCAGTTGCTACAAGTGGTATTCCATTTTTAGAAAATGATGATGCTAACCGTGCTTTAATGGGTGCTAACATGCAACGTCAAGCAGTACCTTTAATTAAGCCAGAATCACCAATTGTTGCAACTGGTATTGAATTTGAAGCAGCACGTGATTCAGGTGAGGCTATTGTTGCAAAAGAAGATGCAATTGTTAAATATGTTGATTCAAAAACCATAATTACTGATGGAGAATCTGGAATTAGAACTTATATCTTATCAGATTATGAAAGATCAAATAATGGAACTTCATTAACTCAATCACCAATTGTTAAAGTTGGAGATGTTGTTAAAAAAGGTGAAATTATTGCTGATGGTCCATCAATGGATCAAGGTGAATTAGCAATTGGTCAAAACGTGGTTGTTGCTTTTTCAACTTATAATGGATACAACTTTGAAGATGCTATTGTTATGAGCGAAAGAATTGTTATAGATGATCGCTTTACTTCAATTCATATTGATGAATATACTTTAGAAGTAAGAAATACAAAACAAGGGCAAGAAGAAGTAACTAGAGAAATTCCTAATATGTCAGAACAAGCTAAAAGACATTTAGATGCTGAAGGAATTGTAGCTATTGGTACTGAAGTTAAAGTTGGAGATGTTTTAGTTGGAAAAGTAACTCCAAAAGGACAAGTTCAACTTTCTCCAGAAGATAAATTATTACATGCTATTTTTGGTGAAAAATCTAGAAATGTTAAAGATAATTCATTAAGAGTTCCAAATGGTGGAGAAGGAATTGTTCAATCAATTAAACGTTTTAAAGCAAAAAGCGCATTAAATCCTGATGGAATTGAATTACCAGCTGACATTATAGAAGTAATTAAAGTTTATGTTGTTCAAAAACGTAAAATTCAAGAAGGAGATAAAATGTCTGGTCGACATGGAAACAAAGGTATTATTTCAAGAATTTTACCTATTGAAGACATGCCGCATTTAGAAGATGGAACACCAGTTGATATTATCTTAAACCCACAAGGGGTTCCTTCACGTATGAACATTGGACAAATTTTAGAAATCCATTTAGGAATGGCTGCTAAAAAACTAAATCAAAAAGTTATTACTCCTGTTTTTGAAGGATTAAATGAAAAAGAATTAGAAGAAATAATGGCTGAAGCTGGAATGACAAATTATGGTAAAGTTACTTTAATTGATGGTCAAACTGGTGAACCATTTGATAAACCAATTGCTGTTGGAGTTATGTACATGTTAAAACTATCTCACATGGTTGATGATAAAATTCATGCACGTAATGTTGGTCCTTATTCATTAATTACTCAACAACCATTAGGAGGAAAAGCTCAAAATGGTGGTCAACGTTTTGGAGAAATGGAAGTATGAGCTTTAGAAGCTTATGGAGCTGCTCATACATTACGTGAAATTCTAACAATTAAATCAGATGATATTAAAGGTCGTTCAAAAACTTATGAAGCAATTGTTAGATCAAAAAGAATTCCTGAACCTGGAATTCCAGAATCATTTAATGTTTTATCAAAAGAAATTATGGGATTAGGATTTAATATGTATATGATTGATGAAACTGGCGAAAAATCAGCAATTAATGCATATGATAAAAAGGACTTTGAAATTGATAATTATGATGATGAAATTCTAATCAAAACTGATAATTTATACATTGATGATCAAGATGTTGATGCTGAATTTGAAGATTTAACTTATGTTGATGAAAATGATATTTTAAACTCATTTGAACTAGATAATGAAGAAGAATAA
- the rpoC gene encoding DNA-directed RNA polymerase subunit beta': MENLNRKKAIKIELANPDTIRSWSHGEVLKPETINYKTLKAEKDGLFDERIFGPTKNYECVCGRYKKANPMNKGKKCEKCGVELTESIVRRERMGHIELEEPVTHIWMLKVAPYRIAAILDLKAKELEEVVYFVSHIVLEQGNQSHFLEKEVLDLGSSRITKTREKLQLSILDVIDQINDPEHRDTKKANRLLEELKNTSIPFSIDEATSLISKYTNAKFGIGARAVEYLLEKVDLTKEIEAIKIQLENSKKTPNERTKLLKRLETFDSLKRSKQRPEWMVMRVIPVIPPDIRPIIQLDGGRFTTSEINDLYRRIIIRNERLKKVKEMGAPSIIVNNEKRMLQEAVDALFDNERKPKPVQGKNKRPLKSLTSVLKGKQGRFRQNLLGKRVDYSARSVIAIGPDLKMYQAGLPREMAITLFKPFVIQWLQDHEYAENVKIAEKMLLQNDPKVWEALEQVIKDRPVLLNRAPTLHRLGIQAFEPKLVKGKAIRLHPLVTTAFNADFDGDQMAVHVPITKEAVAESRALMLGSSAILGPKDGKAIVTPGQDIILGNYYLTTEEKNAKGQGMIFSSLDEAFMAYNSGQIHLNSLIGIALSALPEEKFSDKNQRLNSYLLTTVGKLYFNQIFDDNFPWINSNNIWNAKEAVKEFIYDFSQDIDKVIENVQVQQPIKKKELSLIIERYFETHGARKTAEMLDKMKDLGFSFSTKSGTTISAGDVVAFTHKYDEFKEADQKVEQITDFYNMGMLTNSEKKRRIIDVWSEVKDKIQNELATVLRKDVKNPIFVMVDSGARGNVSNFTQLVGMRGLMNDTKGDIKEIPIKSSFREGLTVSEYFVSTHGARKGMADIALKTADSGYLTRRLVDVSQEIVVVNEDCEPTKGFEVSAIIDTKHDNVIVPLKDRLVGRFTFEDIYDDDKNLVASANTLIDKNIAEKIIMSGISSVIIRSVLTCDNKRGVCQKCYGLNLATASVVNIGEPVGVIAAQSIGEPGTQLTMRNFHTGGVAGNVDITQGLPRIKELLDVTTPKGAVAIISEVDGVVSEIEDYNGVFVINIVTENEEVKKYKTEFNSVLRVEQGSSVMAGQKLTEGAIDLHQLLEFGGIQDVQNYILKEVQKVYRLQGIEISDKYIEIIIKQMLNKVKITDSGDSDLLPGEIITIQNYKEVVQDCIVKSIRPPLSKAQIFGIKKAPLESSSWLSSASFQDTARVLTRAIIKGKEDKLEGLKENIMLGNLIPAGTGLTGTQEVEQLAEQYHNNEY; this comes from the coding sequence ATGGAAAATTTAAATCGTAAAAAAGCAATAAAAATTGAATTGGCTAACCCTGATACAATTCGTTCATGATCACATGGAGAAGTTTTAAAACCAGAAACTATTAACTATAAAACATTAAAAGCCGAAAAAGATGGGTTATTTGATGAAAGAATTTTTGGTCCAACTAAAAACTATGAATGTGTTTGTGGAAGATATAAAAAAGCCAACCCTATGAATAAAGGGAAAAAATGTGAAAAATGTGGTGTTGAATTAACTGAATCAATTGTTCGTAGAGAAAGAATGGGACATATTGAACTAGAAGAACCAGTTACTCACATTTGAATGCTTAAAGTTGCTCCTTATAGAATTGCTGCAATTTTAGATTTAAAAGCAAAAGAACTAGAAGAAGTAGTTTACTTTGTTTCTCATATTGTTTTAGAACAAGGTAATCAAAGTCATTTTCTAGAAAAAGAAGTTTTAGATTTAGGTTCATCAAGAATTACTAAAACTAGAGAAAAATTGCAACTATCAATTTTAGATGTTATTGATCAAATTAATGATCCTGAGCATAGAGATACTAAAAAGGCTAATAGATTATTAGAAGAATTAAAAAATACTTCTATTCCGTTTTCAATAGATGAAGCAACTAGTTTAATTAGTAAATATACTAATGCAAAATTTGGAATTGGAGCTAGAGCTGTTGAATATCTATTAGAAAAAGTAGATTTAACTAAAGAAATTGAAGCAATTAAAATTCAGCTTGAAAATTCTAAAAAAACCCCAAATGAAAGAACTAAATTATTAAAACGTTTAGAAACTTTTGATTCTTTAAAACGTTCTAAACAACGTCCTGAATGAATGGTTATGAGAGTGATTCCAGTTATTCCACCAGACATTCGTCCTATTATTCAATTAGATGGTGGTCGTTTTACTACTTCTGAAATTAATGATTTATATAGAAGAATCATTATTAGAAATGAAAGATTAAAAAAAGTTAAGGAAATGGGTGCGCCTTCAATTATTGTTAATAACGAAAAACGTATGTTACAAGAAGCTGTTGATGCTCTATTTGATAATGAAAGAAAGCCAAAACCAGTTCAAGGAAAAAATAAACGCCCATTAAAATCTTTAACTAGTGTTTTAAAAGGAAAACAAGGTCGTTTTAGACAAAACTTATTGGGAAAACGTGTTGATTATTCAGCTAGATCAGTTATTGCAATTGGACCAGATCTAAAAATGTATCAAGCAGGTTTACCAAGAGAAATGGCAATTACTTTATTTAAACCATTTGTTATTCAATGACTTCAAGATCATGAGTATGCTGAAAATGTTAAAATTGCTGAAAAAATGTTATTACAAAATGATCCAAAAGTTTGAGAGGCACTAGAACAAGTAATTAAAGACAGACCTGTATTGTTAAACCGTGCTCCTACACTACACCGTTTAGGAATTCAAGCATTTGAGCCTAAATTAGTTAAAGGAAAAGCAATTCGTTTACACCCACTAGTTACAACTGCATTCAATGCTGACTTTGATGGTGATCAAATGGCAGTTCACGTACCTATTACAAAAGAAGCTGTTGCTGAATCAAGAGCTTTAATGTTAGGTTCAAGCGCTATTTTAGGACCAAAAGATGGAAAAGCTATTGTTACTCCAGGTCAAGATATCATTTTAGGAAATTATTATTTAACTACTGAAGAAAAAAACGCTAAAGGACAAGGAATGATTTTTTCAAGTTTAGATGAAGCGTTTATGGCTTATAATAGTGGTCAAATTCATTTAAATTCATTGATTGGAATTGCTTTATCAGCTTTACCTGAAGAAAAATTTAGTGATAAAAATCAAAGATTAAATTCTTATTTATTAACAACTGTTGGAAAACTTTACTTTAATCAAATTTTTGATGATAATTTCCCATGAATTAATTCAAATAATATTTGAAATGCTAAAGAAGCAGTTAAAGAATTTATTTATGATTTTTCACAAGATATTGATAAAGTAATTGAAAATGTTCAAGTTCAACAACCAATTAAGAAAAAAGAATTATCACTTATTATTGAAAGATACTTTGAAACTCATGGAGCTAGAAAAACTGCTGAAATGCTAGATAAAATGAAAGATCTAGGATTTAGTTTTTCAACAAAATCAGGAACTACAATTTCAGCTGGAGATGTTGTTGCTTTTACTCATAAATATGATGAATTTAAAGAAGCAGATCAAAAAGTTGAACAAATTACTGATTTTTACAATATGGGTATGTTAACTAATAGTGAAAAGAAACGTAGAATTATTGATGTTTGATCAGAAGTTAAAGATAAAATTCAAAATGAATTAGCAACAGTACTACGTAAAGATGTTAAAAATCCAATTTTTGTAATGGTTGATTCAGGAGCCCGTGGTAATGTTTCAAACTTTACTCAATTAGTTGGTATGCGTGGATTAATGAATGACACTAAGGGAGATATTAAAGAAATTCCTATTAAGTCATCATTCCGTGAGGGATTAACTGTTTCAGAATATTTCGTTTCAACTCATGGAGCTAGAAAAGGTATGGCTGATATTGCCTTAAAAACTGCTGACTCAGGTTATTTAACTAGAAGATTAGTTGACGTTAGTCAAGAAATTGTTGTTGTTAATGAAGATTGTGAACCAACCAAAGGATTTGAAGTATCAGCTATTATTGATACAAAACATGATAATGTTATTGTTCCACTAAAAGATAGATTGGTTGGAAGATTCACATTTGAAGACATTTATGATGATGATAAAAATCTAGTTGCTTCTGCTAATACATTAATTGATAAAAATATTGCTGAAAAAATTATTATGTCAGGAATTAGTTCAGTAATTATTAGATCAGTTTTAACTTGTGATAATAAACGTGGTGTTTGTCAAAAATGTTATGGACTAAACTTAGCTACTGCTTCAGTTGTTAATATTGGTGAGCCAGTAGGAGTTATTGCTGCTCAATCAATTGGAGAACCAGGAACTCAATTAACAATGCGTAACTTCCATACAGGAGGAGTTGCTGGTAATGTTGATATTACTCAAGGACTTCCTCGTATTAAAGAATTATTAGATGTTACAACTCCAAAAGGTGCTGTTGCTATAATTTCTGAAGTTGATGGAGTAGTTAGTGAAATTGAAGATTATAATGGTGTATTTGTAATCAATATTGTTACTGAAAATGAAGAAGTTAAAAAATATAAAACTGAATTTAATTCAGTATTACGTGTTGAACAAGGATCAAGTGTTATGGCTGGTCAAAAATTGACTGAAGGAGCTATTGATTTACACCAATTATTGGAGTTTGGTGGAATTCAAGATGTGCAAAATTACATTTTAAAAGAAGTGCAAAAAGTTTATAGATTACAAGGTATTGAAATTTCAGACAAATATATTGAAATCATCATTAAACAAATGTTAAACAAAGTAAAAATTACTGATAGTGGTGATTCTGATTTATTACCTGGAGAAATTATTACAATTCAAAACTATAAAGAAGTAGTACAAGATTGTATTGTTAAATCAATTAGACCACCTTTATCAAAAGCACAAATTTTTGGTATTAAAAAAGCACCTTTAGAATCAAGTTCATGATTATCTTCTGCTTCATTCCAAGATACTGCTAGAGTATTAACTAGAGCAATTATTAAAGGAAAAGAAGATAAATTAGAAGGATTAAAAGAAAATATTATGTTAGGTAATTTAATTCCAGCTGGTACTGGTTTAACTGGAACTCAAGAAGTTGAACAACTAGCAGAACAATACCATAACAATGAATATTAA
- a CDS encoding MAG2960 family serine endopeptidase lipoprotein has translation MKKILSLISLFSLITSSSLLVISCTNNYSNINKIPTIPNANKKPETKPEIPNQRTPENVPNSSDIKPKDPKIPNNNTIRDDDQNNHSNNQLNPNYVPSNIAKLVYESNKIYESEKNPEYFKDSHLFSSDFLLNNSAYTISRSTNKFHTGTHNMNVFLKTGNYSNAVDFRSVYDSNTDNEFWKHTKNIGWYGDLGKTDDEKVSFYNDHLSVDGMVKQSFLEKFEAKNISFVKELNFDFNNLITKNPFGFLPSNLSQLFYYMNFESISKLFKINNIVKIRANFDDEKGEFEILISDKNNQNYYQKINQTNTKSLKKNLDFYQYIYDRSFSLLIGVKRWWQDQYRLQQDKIINDYKGGTVWVLDRVVNKELEEKGYWELLLATNIHVFSLAEAFDKSLYFQKDSTRPYANSWTGSFFDYKNWSNSKQAEFMATKANKTLLDSNVISNVSNFEPTFKAEEQYLEAAYYTPRYSVSGFKTDTPYTGQVYIEKFDESTRFGSTRNGGADFVILKLKIQKEKLKSILPKLDEIINTDKEKDWHIGLGKNELFTPLKTQFYAGYPVVSWNHGTKPLYEFKGNKSVGGIISTQNRYVKEGNFQSLWTKYNEVENKDWNSHHENWKKYTEPFKKDQHGMVKTVLTQHSSLFTRIEKNEDHKALDGGSSGSMAIDSSFNLIGINYLLTKDELHNTTTNAISLMQGQSTYENGFDGNIRIDFINKLKKDNLITVKLNPNKK, from the coding sequence ATGAAAAAAATTTTAAGTTTAATCAGTTTATTTAGTTTAATTACTAGTTCATCTTTATTAGTCATTAGTTGTACTAATAACTATTCAAACATTAATAAAATTCCAACAATTCCAAATGCTAATAAAAAACCTGAAACTAAGCCAGAAATTCCAAATCAAAGAACTCCAGAAAATGTACCAAATTCTAGTGATATAAAGCCTAAAGATCCTAAAATACCTAACAACAACACTATAAGAGACGATGATCAAAATAATCACTCAAACAATCAATTGAATCCTAACTATGTACCAAGTAATATAGCTAAATTAGTTTATGAATCTAACAAGATTTATGAATCTGAAAAAAATCCTGAATACTTTAAAGATTCTCACTTATTTAGTTCAGACTTTTTGTTAAATAATTCAGCTTATACAATTAGCAGATCTACAAATAAGTTTCATACTGGTACACATAATATGAATGTCTTTTTAAAAACTGGAAACTATAGTAACGCAGTTGATTTTAGAAGTGTTTATGATTCAAATACTGATAATGAATTTTGAAAACATACAAAAAACATAGGATGATATGGTGATTTAGGCAAAACTGATGATGAAAAAGTGTCATTTTATAATGATCACCTTTCAGTTGATGGAATGGTTAAGCAAAGCTTTTTAGAAAAGTTTGAAGCTAAAAATATAAGTTTTGTTAAAGAATTGAATTTTGATTTTAATAATTTAATTACTAAAAATCCCTTTGGCTTTTTACCATCAAATTTAAGTCAATTATTTTATTATATGAATTTTGAATCAATTTCTAAATTGTTTAAGATAAATAATATTGTAAAAATAAGGGCTAATTTTGATGATGAAAAAGGTGAGTTTGAAATATTAATAAGTGATAAAAATAATCAAAATTATTATCAAAAAATTAATCAAACTAATACTAAATCATTAAAGAAAAACTTAGATTTTTATCAATATATTTATGATAGAAGTTTTAGTTTATTGATTGGTGTTAAAAGATGATGACAAGATCAATACAGACTACAACAAGATAAAATTATAAACGATTATAAAGGTGGAACTGTTTGGGTTTTAGATAGAGTTGTTAATAAGGAATTAGAAGAAAAAGGTTATTGAGAATTATTACTAGCAACAAATATACATGTGTTTAGTCTTGCTGAAGCTTTTGATAAATCTCTTTACTTTCAAAAAGATAGTACAAGACCATATGCTAATAGTTGAACAGGTAGTTTTTTTGATTATAAAAATTGATCTAATTCAAAACAAGCAGAATTTATGGCAACAAAAGCTAATAAAACCTTGCTTGATTCTAATGTAATTTCAAATGTTTCTAATTTTGAACCTACTTTTAAAGCTGAAGAACAATATTTAGAAGCTGCATATTATACTCCACGTTATAGTGTTTCAGGATTTAAAACTGATACACCATATACTGGTCAAGTTTATATTGAAAAATTTGATGAAAGTACTAGATTTGGTTCTACTAGAAATGGTGGGGCTGATTTTGTTATATTAAAACTAAAGATTCAAAAAGAAAAACTAAAAAGCATTCTTCCTAAATTAGATGAAATTATAAATACAGATAAAGAAAAAGATTGACATATTGGTTTAGGTAAAAATGAATTATTTACACCTTTAAAAACACAATTTTATGCAGGATATCCTGTAGTAAGTTGAAATCATGGCACTAAACCACTTTATGAATTTAAAGGTAATAAGTCAGTTGGTGGAATTATTAGTACTCAAAATAGATATGTTAAGGAAGGTAACTTTCAAAGTTTATGAACTAAATATAATGAAGTTGAAAATAAAGACTGAAATTCACATCATGAAAATTGAAAAAAATATACTGAACCATTTAAAAAAGATCAGCACGGAATGGTTAAAACTGTTTTAACTCAACATTCTAGTTTATTTACTAGAATAGAAAAAAATGAAGATCATAAAGCTTTAGATGGAGGTTCATCTGGATCAATGGCTATTGATTCTTCATTTAATTTAATTGGTATTAATTATTTACTTACTAAAGATGAATTACATAATACAACTACAAATGCAATTAGTTTAATGCAAGGTCAAAGTACTTATGAAAATGGATTTGATGGAAACATAAGAATTGATTTTATTAACAAATTAAAAAAAGATAATTTAATTACTGTTAAATTAAATCCAAATAAAAAATAG
- a CDS encoding rhodanese-like domain-containing protein has translation MKKSIEISNDKFLELLDKGWQVIDVRDKYEYENFEKFLPSVNISYPEVLNNVNKRWPNLDTKLIFICNHGNRSGLTARHLHKLGYVNVYVLDTGIAGLFSS, from the coding sequence ATGAAAAAATCTATTGAAATATCTAATGATAAATTTTTGGAATTACTAGATAAGGGTTGACAAGTAATTGATGTTAGAGATAAGTATGAATATGAAAATTTTGAAAAATTTCTACCAAGCGTCAACATCTCTTATCCAGAAGTTTTAAATAACGTTAATAAAAGATGACCTAATTTAGATACTAAACTAATTTTTATATGTAATCATGGTAACCGATCAGGTTTAACAGCTAGACATCTACATAAACTTGGCTATGTAAATGTTTATGTACTAGATACAGGAATAGCTGGACTTTTTAGTAGTTAG